A window of Infirmifilum lucidum contains these coding sequences:
- a CDS encoding serine/threonine protein kinase, translating into MLGMLAEGYRIRGEHGEYTVLRHFKTGGFGELYLLSGDLIGKIPRLDVVIQVGFEKVRGRFETEKGVLKTVKGERHVVRFVDFGYVRVQGYELPVIIMEFVKGPTLRDYVEKNGPLEGRSALLFARALLEAVRSVNEKGYVLRDLKPSNIILRGGDPSDPVVVDFGCALYHEVTQLPENYPDWRISSGSYTHPDLSSKGGVEFYYDVYSYGATLYYALTGEHPNNPEFRKCGVFAEVVKKCMLGGLGHTSQIVLPGGKVRIRVEGSEYTFDVFKCGGKILIGRDRSSLRVVAVCGDERVTLADDVEQYISRLPEGHLLVDVARMKVVRLGKNKPALYRGGRWVVVRGEEAIGLRERVALSYGEVSGTTYLEMELAVE; encoded by the coding sequence ATGCTTGGGATGCTCGCCGAAGGCTACAGGATACGCGGGGAGCACGGAGAGTATACTGTTCTCAGGCACTTTAAGACGGGGGGCTTCGGCGAGCTCTACCTCCTCTCCGGCGATCTTATAGGGAAGATCCCGCGGCTGGACGTCGTAATTCAGGTAGGCTTTGAGAAGGTGAGGGGGAGGTTCGAGACCGAGAAGGGCGTCTTGAAAACGGTGAAGGGGGAGCGGCACGTCGTCAGGTTTGTTGATTTCGGGTATGTCAGAGTACAGGGGTACGAGCTCCCGGTAATTATAATGGAGTTCGTCAAGGGGCCTACGCTACGGGACTACGTTGAGAAGAATGGGCCGCTGGAGGGGCGTAGTGCCCTCCTCTTCGCGAGGGCCCTGCTCGAGGCTGTTAGGAGCGTGAACGAGAAGGGCTACGTCTTGCGCGACCTTAAGCCCAGCAATATTATACTCAGGGGTGGTGACCCGTCAGACCCCGTAGTCGTAGACTTTGGCTGCGCACTATACCACGAAGTAACGCAGCTCCCGGAGAACTACCCTGACTGGAGGATATCCAGTGGTAGCTACACGCACCCCGACCTATCCAGTAAGGGGGGCGTGGAGTTCTACTACGACGTGTACTCCTACGGTGCCACGCTCTACTACGCCCTCACGGGCGAGCATCCGAATAACCCAGAATTCAGGAAGTGTGGCGTCTTCGCAGAGGTCGTTAAGAAGTGCATGCTCGGGGGACTAGGGCACACGAGCCAGATAGTGCTCCCGGGGGGGAAGGTGAGGATTAGAGTGGAAGGAAGTGAATACACCTTCGACGTTTTTAAGTGCGGGGGGAAGATACTCATCGGGAGGGATCGCAGTTCACTTAGAGTGGTGGCCGTGTGCGGGGACGAGAGGGTCACCCTGGCAGATGACGTGGAGCAGTACATCTCCAGGCTCCCCGAAGGGCACCTCCTGGTAGACGTGGCCCGGATGAAGGTGGTCAGGCTGGGGAAGAACAAGCCGGCGCTATACAGGGGTGGCAGGTGGGTTGTAGTCCGAGGCGAGGAGGCGATAGGCCTTAGGGAGAGGGTGGCGCTCTCCTACGGCGAAGTGTCGGGGACGACGTACCTAGAGATGGAGCTGGCGGTGGAGTAG